DNA from Papio anubis isolate 15944 chromosome 1, Panubis1.0, whole genome shotgun sequence:
GTGCCCTGAGCCACTTGCCCTACCCCAGGCCAGGCCACTCACGAGGCAGTGAGCGTGGAGTTAAGCAGCAGGGTGGTCCTGATTCGGTAGAGCTGGGCCAGGGTCAGCTTCCTGTGCTGGGTGGAGACTCCTGGTGGGGGCTCAGGCTGGACCCTGGGAGAGGCCCCCGAGGGCAGGTCTCCACACCTCTTCCTGTGGGAGCCTGCAGGTTCCCCGGCCAGGCAGCTAGCTAGCCTAGGACCACCGCCAGGGCTAGGGCCCCCCCGGCAATTCCAGCTGGGCCCAGCTTCCTGAGGGGAGCCCTGAGTCCTAATACCTGGGGCTGGGACAGCCAGGCAGAGCTCTGACAGGCTGCGGCTGGGGGCAGAGGATGTTCCATGGGTGCCAGTCCCTACCAGCAGCTGGAGGAGGCTGGCCTCGGACTTAGACTTGAGCAGTTGGGGCGGGCAGGTTAACAGCTGGACAGGGGTGCGGCGGCGGAGACGGGGCGAGAGTGGAGGGGAAGGAGCTTGTGGGGAATCTGGGGGCCGAGGCACTAGTTCTGCCACAGGGCCTGGGGCCACAAAGTCTTGTAAGGAGGTTGGGGAGAGGGTGCCGTAGGCAGAGTCCATGGAGCAGGAGCGGCCGTCCACTGGACCCAGGGGCAGCAGCTCACTGGTGGGCGTGGCAGATGAGGCAATGGTGCTGAGAGAGGTCTCATCGGACTGGGAGCTGAAAGGACCGCCGTCGAACTCGGGGGAGGACAGCGTCTCCCCAGGCTCCACCACAACCATGGCCAGGGTCTCCGTGGAGCCATCTGAGGCACTGTGGGGCCAGGAGCAGAGTCAGCCCAGGCCATGAAACCTAGATGGCCTGAGGCAGCCCCAGGCTGGGCAGTGCACAGTGGTTTATACCCTCTGCCCTCCTGTCTGTCCTCCTGGGGCTAGAGGCTCAGAGATGGCAGCATGTGGCAGGTGTGGCAGATCTTCCAGCTCCAGTGCCCACAACAGACCTCAGTAGCAAGCCCAGTACTCTTCCCTGCCAAGGCTGGATCTGCCCTAAGGAGCCTCAGCACAGCACCCCAGGCAGCTGCCACGAACGGATCAGAGCTGGCAGCACGTGGAAAGGTGTCTGCCCACCCGACCTGGACTCTGGGGGAGATAGAGCCCCGCTCCCACAGTGTTCATGACAAGAGGCCATTGGGAGGAAGGGAGCGTGGCTGGGCCTTTAGGAGTCCTGGGCTGGAGTACTTGTCCTGGTTTGACGTGCTGGGTGGTCATGAGCAGACATACCAGTGCTGAGAGTCGGGGCTGCCGCTGCTTTTCCGCATGATGGTGGGGGAGCTGGCAGCTGAATTGCCACTCTCCtcgccttcctcctcctcctcctcctcttcctcctcctgctcatcctcctcctcttccaggcTCTGCAGGGGCTGCTGGCTGCCTGGGGGCTCCTGTGCACGCAGCTGTTGCAGCTGGTTCTGCAGGCAGTGTTGGGGTACATGGGGCAGAATGGGTTGTGACCAGCAGCTCCCTAATCTGCCCTGCCCACCCACTCACTACTCTGCGCTCACCTGGGCGTTATAAATGGTGTCCACCCAGCCACGGCACAAGGCCTGGCCGCTGGCCTGGAACGTGTAGGCCCCTACAGCGCTGTGAAACTCATTCAGGTAGATGAGGAGGAAGGACCCTGGTTAGGGAAGGCCCAAGTCAGTGTCAGCAGAGACGATGGCCCCCACCTATCACAGTCCCTGACCAGGAACGGGGGACCAGGGCCCCTTACCAGGGTCCCGTAGCTCCCGGCACACAATCTTGTCCACTAGCAGGGGTGGCCTGATGACCCTGGTCCTCTCTGCCTTCTTCACTGCCTTGGTCACCAATAGCAGATCCGTGAACAGGAAGCAGTACACATCCATCTGCAGTTGGGGGGGGGGGCAGTGCAGAGAGGCCAGCAGGGTCAGGGCCGGGGACTGTGGCCCTAGCCTCCCCTGGGAGCATTCGGTTTTTGTCAAACACTCCTCCCAGCGTGAACcttcaagtaaaattaaaatgaagaggaAGATGATTCTCTTTCACTGAGATGTACGTCGATGACTTAATACAAgtttacattaaaaagaagagTGGTGACTTTGAAGTCACCATGTGCAATCTCTCAGCCTGCCCCATGCCTGAAGGGGCCACGGCACTGTAGCCAGCCTCTGGGGTTCCTGGCCCACTTGTGGAATGTGGCTGCCCTCCCACCAGGAACCCACATGGCACCCACAAATGGGTCCACTGGTGCCTTCAAGGGCTAGGACCCTGCTGCTGGATTTGTGAATGGCAGACAGAGAACTGTCATTCACTATGACAAGGTCACTGGTTCTTGAGTCACcatccacgtgactggggagtgAGAACCAGTGACTGGGGCCCAGAAGGTCCCCAGGAAGGACagggcatgggggtggggtggcCCTGGAATTACCTTGCTGTCCTTCCCCTCCTTCATCTTCAGGCTCCCCTCCAGCAGCAGCTGCCGCGTCTCCTCCGGGGAGGCGCCGGGGATGGGCGCTGTCAAGTCCAGGTGCAGAAATTCCTTCAGGAGCTGGGGAGAGAGGGCGTGAGTGTAGGGGAGGCCGGAGCCTGACTCCCATCTCAGCTAGGCATCCTCAGTGAGATGCCCAGCAAAGACCCTGCCTGCCAGCTTGGCCTTCCTCTCTCCTAGCCGGCAACCCCCGCAGACACACGCCCACCTTGTCCACTTCGTCGCTGCTGCTTTCCACCACCTCGTAGGCGTCGATGCGGCTAACCACGGCCGCCAGCCGCTGCCGCTCCTGCCGCTGCCGCATGCACGCATTCACGTGGTGGATGAAGCGCTCCACGGAACCGATCTAGGGGCAGGCGAGGGGGCTTCAGGCCCAGGCTCATGACGGGGCAGACAGCCGTGCAGGGGAGGCCACCCCTGTCGGCCATCAGGGTTACCATGGTGACGACGGCCTCCTTGGCGCGCGGCTCCTCGGTCTTCCTCAGCACCGACTTGAGCAGCAGCGGGTACTTGGTGAGCCGCTGGTGGGGTTTCGCCAGCATGTCGCTCAGCTTCAGCCGCTGGCACTGTGGGTGCTTCTCGGCCCACTGCGGTGGGGGAGTGGGGACGGGGCTCAGGGCAGGCCCCGCCCCACCTTGCCCCGCCCAGGGTCCCGTCCTCCTGCGCCCCCGCCCACGGCGCGCACGCTCTCACCGTGATGTAGGCCCGGAAGAGGTCGTTGTCGCGCAGCAGACCGCGCATGTACTCCATGCAGCCCTCCTCCTCCATGCAGTAGCGGATGTAGGGCTTGAAGAGCGAGCCGAACTGGCCCGGGGCAGAACAACCACGGCGCCGGTTACCGCGCGCTCCCTGCGGGCCGGCCCGCACCAGGCTCTGCGCAAGCGCTTCCTTAGGGCACTTGGGCGACCACCCCAAGGGGGCGGCAAGCTTATGATCCCtgtttccagatgaggaaactgagcctcagccAAAGAGATCACTCGCGGCCAGGAAGCAGGGGTAGATGGCCAGGTGGGTGCTCAAACTCGGGCGACCGCCTGGTAATTCCTCACCCTTGGCCACAGGAGGTCAAGTGCGGTCACGGGCCCGGGGAAGGTTGGGGATGCTGGGCAGATCGGATCGGGCCGTGGAGCCTTTTCAGCGCCCCAGCCCTACCTTAGTGCCCCTGCCTGCGCCAGGCCCCGCCCGTACCATCTTGAAGCCTTTGAGGAAGTCCCCGGGCTGCAGCAGCGCCCGTGTAAGCCGCGCCTTCTCCAGCACTGGCGCCATCACGCCGGCCCACAGCCTGCGGTGCAGCTGCGCGATCTCCGGGATGTTGCTGAACAGACGCTCCGCCTCCACCTGGGCGCCGCGGGAGGTGCGGTTGGCCACGCCCCTCCGCCAGGTTAGCCCCGCCCCACGTCCAGGTCCCGCCCTCCTTCCCGGTACCTCACCCGCCGCCGCCCCCGGGCCCCAGCGCACCTCACACAGCAGCCCTGATTCTTGCAGGTTCAGGAGGCAGCACAGGAACAGCTGTGGGGTCAGGGGATGGTGTGGCTGGGGTCGGGAGGTTGTCTCAGCCCTAAGGCCCCAcccagcctcaggctccccagccactccttccccttcccctttccaggAGGCCCCACAGCAGCCAGGGATACAGAGGCTGTACCCTTTGGCCTTCGCACCTGGGAAGTCCAGACCCTGAGGAAAGACCCAGCCTTCAACAGCCCTCCCGGGGTCACGCTGCCCTGGTCCCTCCTGGAGGGAAGCTCCAGGGAGACTGGCCTTGCAGCCACGCCTGGAATTCCCTTCTCCACCTCtgccctggctcagcctccataTTTCACCTCTGAGGGTGCTTCCTCCCTCCAGGAGCTCCAAGCCCAGGGCAGGTGCTCCCATTCCTGAGCCGAAATCCCTACACTGTCGGCTCACTCTGGCCCGTCCAGGGTGTGGGCTGCTGGGCACCCAGCACACAGCAAGTGTTGGGAAACAGCCACTGAACGAAAGTGAAAGAATGAAGCTGCACCTGTGCTAATTCAGTTGAACCTGGCAAACCTGCCTGAAGCCCCCTCCCAGGTTCCTCTAGGAGCCACCTCCTCCCTGGGCACAGCCCTTGTCTGACTTTCCTGCCCCCACCTCATTGCCAGGCACCTGCTCCTTCTGCAAAGGCTCCCACTCAGCTGAGGGCTGTCAGAAAGAGACCAGAAAGAGGGGGGCAGGGTGACTATGGGGACCAGCGCAGCCCCTACTCACATTGGTGATCACCCGCAGTTTCCTGATGTAGGAGGCCTCCGTGTGCAGCAGCTCCCACACTGCCTCTTGCTGGTGGCACTGCCGCCGAGTCAGCTTCTACAGGGAGGGCAGGACGGGTCAACAAGGAGGCCTGGAGCACCTTCGGGTGGCCAGGGAGGATAAGCAAACTGCACGCAGCTTTCTCATCTTCCCAACGGGGACACGGAGGTCCCAAGAGGAGCAGGGTCACCCTTGATACCATGTGAATAATCACAGTCAAGACACCCAAGATCTGGGCCCTCCTCTGCCATTGAAACAGCCAAGCAGCACACCATTTTCATCCAGCCTCTGTCTCCAAAGTGGGCTCATAATAACAGTGGCCTCTTCGGGGCATCCCATGGAACATCTCATCACTAGATCCTCCTCCCAAGGGCTGTCCTCCTTTTGGGACAAGGAGGGAGCAGCACTGTGGCCCGCACTCACCTCATGCCCATCAATGAGCTCCCGCCAGCTGTCCTCCAGCCTCAGGCAGGCATTGTCCTCATCCTCGTCCTCATCATCCTCCTCCCAGGAGTCATGGTCGAAGCGCAGCCTCTGGGGCAGCCTAGGCAGCCCGAAGaggctgtaggtgtgcagcttgcCCTCCAGCTGCTCCATCTTGTCTACCTCCTGGGAGGATACCCTGGTCAGGGTCAGCGGTCACGGCCAGCCAGCTGCCTGACCCTGGGCAGATGGGGCCACATACCCGGCCAAAGGCACTGGTGCTGGGGCCTGAGCTGAAAAAGCCGCTGAAGCGACTGGCCGCCCGGTTCTTCCAGCTGTCGCCGCTGCTGGTGCTGCCACTGCTGCCACTGGGCAAAGAGCAGCTAGAGGGCGTGGGGGGCTCCTGCCCAGGGATGCTCGCCTCCCCCAGGAACTCCGACATGTTCTTACGGCGGCGGCCAGGGGCCTGACCAGGGAGGGGTGGTCAGGGCCGGGACCCCCTGCCAGCCCCCATGGCCCCACCCCAAGGTGGGTTTCCAGGGCCTCAGGCCAGCCTGGGATGGAGGAGGGTCTCTGCATCTCTACCCTGGGGTGTCCCCTCTCCTGGGACCCAGACACGTCTGGAGACTGGAAGGTCCAGATACAGATACGCCCAGACTATCAGCCCCAAGTCCCCCAGCTTCAAGCATGAAGCGCAGAGTTACACACACTCAGATGCACTCTGGAACACAGCTCTGGGCGGTCTGTAGCCCCGGGCACTTCTctcacgcacacatgcacacacaggttCCCTGACCCGCTGGCACTAGAAGAGTCTCAGATACAAGCCCTCACCTTGCGCTAGGTCCAGAGAGAGAGGGTCCCTTACTCTCACAGCCAGCCCCACTTTCCAGAAGGAGCAATTAAATCCCCAAGAGGGGGAAGTGAGAGACCCAGGGTGACTGCCTCTGAGGAGGCGCTGTGGGTCCAGCCTGGGGCCCTTCCCACCCCCTCCCCTGACACACCCCCCCCTCCTCACTAAGATGTCCAGGCTCTCCCGGCGGCTCTGAGGGTCCACACGCTCCAGGGCAGGGGGTGCAGTCCCAGCTGGCCGCAGGATTGGCAGACTCAGGGACTTGGAGTCCTTCACGCCCTGCTCCACCTTGCCCTCATCTCCAGGCTTGGCTGGGGCCGCATGTGGGGGCCACGAGAGATCCTCAGTACCCAGGTCTGGTGGAGGAGGGGGCCCCAGTCCTCTCTCCCTGAAGGATCCACACCAAGGCCTGCCTGCCCTCCCCCTACAGCCTACAGCCGTGCCCTGCCAGCCCTCCCCCCGACCCCGCCTCTCCCCCCAGCAAGCAGCACCCAGCAGAGACACCTGTATGGTAATGAGGCTGCTCAGGCCCACAGCCAATGGgaacctgagcctgggaaggtgcCCATCTCCAGGAGGCTCCGCCATCCCCAGCGGCCCCATTTGGCCCAGGCTGCTGCTCACCTTTGACACGAAGATAGTGTCCCCCGAACCTGTAGGCCTCGAAGGAGAGGGACAGGGGTGTGTTGGACTGGTCCAGGTAGATGTCCACTTTGCCCAGCGCGATGCCCTTCCTTTCAAATACAGGCAGCAgcacctccctgcccccaggaCAGGAGGCGTGTGCGTTAGAACAAGGCGGCCAGTCGCTTCAGCTTGGGCCCTGCCCCCACgagcccctgccccacccacagCCCTAGCTGCCCCCACCTTCCCAACGGAAAAGGGAAGCCCGTGTGGGATCACACGCAGGTCCACAGACACCTGCCCGCAGAGGTCCTCACACAGGCGCATCTGCACACCATGGCAGACCTGTCACACGCCTGCCCACACGCAGGCCTGGCTCCTGCATACATGATTAAAACGCACAAGTACACAGACCCTGCCACACTCCCTCACAGTGGCGTGCACACCCACACAGGTCTGCCCACGCAGGGATGTGCTCGCTTACGGgccaccacacagacacacaggtcACACCTGCAGAGACCCGGAACCTGCGACATGGGGCCACCCCTGCTCCCAGTCCCACTTCCATCCTGAGCGCCCCCAAGCCCTACCCCAGCGACTTCTTCTTCATGGCTGGGACGATCTCCGTCTCGATATCCACATTCAGGTCAAATTTCAGGGTGAAGCACTCCTTGCTGGGGTCCTGAGAGaatggggcggggcgggggggagCTGTGAGCttctcctccccatcctcctccccaccctccccaccctccgGTCTGGGATGGGAACCCCAGCAAGAAAGGGAACCCCAGCGATCTCCCAGGCCTCTGCAGCCTGGGATGCAGACCTCCCCACCCCAGTCCCGGAGAGAGGCCCAGGCTCAGGGAAGGGCGCAGGTTGTCGGGAGCTCCCATGTGCCGTCCCGGGGATACTCCTCACATCAGTGTGtctcctccttgctttcttctTGGAGAGTTTCAGGCCTGTGCTCTTCCGGTCCCtgcagggaagcagggagggcagaggctgcaggtgTGGGTGGCCCTCACCAGCGTGGGCGGCGAGTGGGCCTGTGGCTTCCCCACCCCTCGCTCACCCCAGGTGACAGGTAACCCGCGTGGATTCAACCCTGCCAGGCCCGAATGGGGCTGTGCGCCCTCTGGTGGCCAACATGGGAGTCACACCGAACGGTACCTGGTCTGGTGTGGGCCAGGATCCCAAGCGCCCTGGACGCTGGCCCAGGCTGGGTGGCCTCTTCCTGTAGTCAGGACAGCcacaggggtggggagaggtcTGCCCGTCAGCCTTACTCGGAGAGGGCACCAAAGCATCTGGTCCTGAATGTCTGATCTGAGACCCAGCCTTGGGGCCCCCCAGGTATCTCTCTGCCCACTCACCCCTCACCTACCCTTTGCCATCCGCAGAGctctcttcatcctcctcctccaagTCCACCGCGGGGCTGGTGCGTGGCGGGCATGACCGGGTGGACACGTTCCGGGCAAGGACAGAGCCTTGGGAGAAAGCGGGAGGGGGTTGTGCCTCTCCGCCCCTCCTTAGCCTGCAGCATGGCCGCCTCCAGAGGGACCACAGTGTTACCCTGGAACCCCCAGATGAAAGGTAGCGAGGGCCCTTCAGTTCTGTGAGGAGAGGGGCTCAgccaatgttttttgttttgagacagggtctcactctgtcacccaggctggagtgcagtggcgtgatctcagctcactgcaatccccgcctcctgagttcaagagattctcgtgcttcagcctcccgagtagctgggattacaggtgtgcaccaccatgcccagctcattttttttgtatttttggtagtgacagggtttcaacatgttggccagactgacctcaaactcctgacctcaagtgatctacccacctcagcctcccaaagtgctggggttacaggtgtgagccccctcACGTGGCCTCAATCACTGCTATCTATCCCCACAGACCCAAAAGGACACAAAGGCCCTGGGATAATACCCATGGTAAAGCTCCACCCCAAAAGCAAACCCACCTGTGGCCTCAATTTACCCttgtataaaataaggataaggaAGTCCTGCCTCTGGGGCTGTTAGGGAAGGGACCAAAGTCCATGGGTCTTTCTTCCgggcctcccctcccccatgctGTGACCACACCTGAATTCCCAAGGGGCCCTGGCAGAGGGAGAGaatccttttgtttgtttattgttttttaagacagggtctccctccatcgctcaggctggagtgcagtggcacgatcatggctcactggagcctccattgtctgggttcaagcaatccttctgcctcagcctccaagtagctgggaccacaagcgggtgccaccacacctggctaatttttgtattttttgtattccagacatgagccaccgtgcccaaccagaAGAATCCTTTTGTTCCTCTGATCAGCTGGGAAAGGACACAGGGGTTGGCATTTCTCACCAGACCTGGGTGCCTGCAAGCCAGCCCTCCAGAGGCAGTTGACGGTGGGCCTGAGCTGGGTCCCTGCTCAGCAAGAGGAATTTCTTATTTCCTGCTACAAGTGCCTCCTGATCTGACCACCCCACTCCACACTGCCTCTGCTAGGCCCACAGCCTGGCTTGGAGGACTTGTCCAGAAGTCCCCTGCCCTGAGGACAGGCAGAACTAGAAAGAAAGGGGCCTTCTCTGTGTGGGCCACAGGCCAGGGGCAGGAGCAGCTGCGGGAGGTGAGAGCCAGTGAGAACACAGCACCAGATAGAGAAAGGCCTGCCTCTGGAAGGGTCATGGACTTTTTCTCTTGCTAAAAAACATTTGGAACAAAAGGAACCGTGACATACTCGGGTTTCATTATGTACAGTCAACTTGTCCTTAGGATGCCCTAGCATGGTTCCAACGGTTACTGAAACACTGCCACAGGAGCTCCGGGGGCCCGAGCTGTGGCTCCCGCCTGTGCTCACCTTGTGGGGGAAGGTCGAAGCGGACATGCCCATCATAATGCATGGCGCTGTGGAACTTGCTGTCACAGGCCTCGCAGAGGTTGAGGGGTCCCCGGCGGTGCAGCTGCTGGCAGTCGGCGTGGTGACATACCTGGGGTGGGGACAGAAGACTTCAGGAGGTCCACGAGCTCCACCACATCCCCCGACCCCGGCTCAGGGCTGCAGGGACTTAGAATAAACCGCCctgctccaacctgggccaccTCTCCCTAATGGATCCATCCCTCGATCCAGGGTGAGGGGACACCCCCCAGCAGTCCCCCGTCTCCCACATCATCAAGTTTCCCCTCTGCTGGATCATTCCCCCATGGGCACACTAACACGTGGTTATTTtgtctccagcttttttttttttgagacagagtctcgttctgtcacccagactggagtgcagtggcttgatctcggctcactgcaacctctgcctcccgggttcacgcaattctcctgcctcagcctccccagtagctgggattacaggcacatcccCCCCCGCccgtctaaatttttttttttttttttttttttttttttttgagacggagtctcaaaaacgccattctcctgcctcagcctcccgagtagctgggactataggcgcccgccacctcgcccggctagttttttgtatttttttttttttttttttttagtagagatggggtttcaccatgttagccaggatggtctcgatctcctgacctcgtgatccatgtgtctcagcctcccaaagtgctgggattacaggcttgagccaccgcgcccggcctaatttttttgtatttctagtagagacagggtttcactgtgttcgccaggatagtctggatctcctgacctcgtgatccgcccgcctcagcctcccaaagtgctgggattacaggtgtgagccaccgtgcccggccatttttttgtatttttagtagagacggggtttcactatgttggccagagtggtcttgaactcctgacctcgtgatctgcctgcctcggcctcccaaagtgctgggattacaggcgtgagccaccgcgcccggcttctccatcttttttttcctttctttgagacagggagtgcagtggcacaatcatggctcactgcagccttgacttcccagactcacatgatcctctagcctcagcctcccgagtagcttggactagaagcacgcaccaccacaggctagtttttgtattttttgtagagacaaggtttcactatgttgcccaggctggtctcaaactcctggcctcaagtgatccacccaccttggcctcccaaaatgctggcattacaggcatgagctgccacgcccagccttatttcttcattttacagaggccTCACCTCACCCTCCAGCTTAggctgactttctttctttcccttcacaGCTAAACTCTGTAAACAGGTATCAGTATTCACGACTTCCTAGttctctcctcccactctctttatttttcccaagttttattttaaaatatttcttttcatttttttaaattttttttgagaagggatcttgctctgttgcccaggctggagggcaatggcgcgatctcggctcactgcaacctccgcctcccaggttcaagcgattctcctgcctcagcctcctgagtagctgggattacaggcgcgcaccaccacaccagactaatttttgtatttttagtagagacagagtttcaccatgttggccgggctggtatcgaactcctggtctcaggtgatccgcctgcctcagcctcccaaagtgctgggattgattacaagcatgagccaccgcgcccagacttgttttaaaatatttcaaacctaCCAAAAACTGTAAGAATAGCACACGCCCTCTGGACTCCCCAGTTGTTGGTATCTGCCACATCCactttctctcccattctcttcTCAGCAACCCCCTCCCCTGGGGCAGAAACCATGGTGCTGCTAAGACCAAAGACACTCTTCCTACAAAACCCCATAGAATTGTCGCATTTGAGAAACTGAACCTTGATATAGAGTCTATATTGACATTTTCCCAAGTATCTAAACAATGTTCTTACAGATATACTTCCTCATATAGGAACTAATCAAGGTTCACACGTGGCATTTGGTTATGTTTATCCTTTAAGAATGAATTCTGGCCAGatgaggtggcttatgcctgtaatcccagcacttgaggaggccgaggtgggcggatcgcttgaagtcaggagttcaagaccagcctggccaacatagcgaaaccccgtctctaccaaaaatacaaaaaattagccaagcatggtggtgcatgcccatagtcccagctgcttgggaggctgaggcaggagaatcacttgaacccgaaagacgg
Protein-coding regions in this window:
- the PLEKHG5 gene encoding pleckstrin homology domain-containing family G member 5 isoform X8, with product MHYDGHVRFDLPPQGSVLARNVSTRSCPPRTSPAVDLEEEDEESSADGKGDRKSTGLKLSKKKARRRHTDDPSKECFTLKFDLNVDIETEIVPAMKKKSLGEVLLPVFERKGIALGKVDIYLDQSNTPLSLSFEAYRFGGHYLRVKDLGTEDLSWPPHAAPAKPGDEGKVEQGVKDSKSLSLPILRPAGTAPPALERVDPQSRRESLDILAPGRRRKNMSEFLGEASIPGQEPPTPSSCSLPSGSSGSTSSGDSWKNRAASRFSGFFSSGPSTSAFGREVDKMEQLEGKLHTYSLFGLPRLPQRLRFDHDSWEEDDEDEDEDNACLRLEDSWRELIDGHEKLTRRQCHQQEAVWELLHTEASYIRKLRVITNLFLCCLLNLQESGLLCEVEAERLFSNIPEIAQLHRRLWAGVMAPVLEKARLTRALLQPGDFLKGFKMFGSLFKPYIRYCMEEEGCMEYMRGLLRDNDLFRAYITWAEKHPQCQRLKLSDMLAKPHQRLTKYPLLLKSVLRKTEEPRAKEAVVTMIGSVERFIHHVNACMRQRQERQRLAAVVSRIDAYEVVESSSDEVDKLLKEFLHLDLTAPIPGASPEETRQLLLEGSLKMKEGKDSKMDVYCFLFTDLLLVTKAVKKAERTRVIRPPLLVDKIVCRELRDPGSFLLIYLNEFHSAVGAYTFQASGQALCRGWVDTIYNAQNQLQQLRAQEPPGSQQPLQSLEEEEDEQEEEEEEEEEEGEESGNSAASSPTIMRKSSGSPDSQHCASDGSTETLAMVVVEPGETLSSPEFDGGPFSSQSDETSLSTIASSATPTSELLPLGPVDGRSCSMDSAYGTLSPTSLQDFVAPGPVAELVPRPPDSPQAPSPPLSPRLRRRTPVQLLTCPPQLLKSKSEASLLQLLVGTGTHGTSSAPSRSLSELCLAVPAPGIRTQGSPQEAGPSWNCRGGPSPGGGPRLASCLAGEPAGSHRKRCGDLPSGASPRVQPEPPPGVSTQHRKLTLAQLYRIRTTLLLNSTLTASEV
- the PLEKHG5 gene encoding pleckstrin homology domain-containing family G member 5 isoform X5, whose protein sequence is MGTGPAVSGRLAACRPGPALLSRDSEPSWAGGRARDSEGQVCHHADCQQLHRRGPLNLCEACDSKFHSAMHYDGHVRFDLPPQGSVLARNVSTRSCPPRTSPAVDLEEEDEESSADGKGDRKSTGLKLSKKKARRRHTDDPSKECFTLKFDLNVDIETEIVPAMKKKSLGEVLLPVFERKGIALGKVDIYLDQSNTPLSLSFEAYRFGGHYLRVKDLGTEDLSWPPHAAPAKPGDEGKVEQGVKDSKSLSLPILRPAGTAPPALERVDPQSRRESLDILAPGRRRKNMSEFLGEASIPGQEPPTPSSCSLPSGSSGSTSSGDSWKNRAASRFSGFFSSGPSTSAFGREVDKMEQLEGKLHTYSLFGLPRLPQRLRFDHDSWEEDDEDEDEDNACLRLEDSWRELIDGHEKLTRRQCHQQEAVWELLHTEASYIRKLRVITNLFLCCLLNLQESGLLCEVEAERLFSNIPEIAQLHRRLWAGVMAPVLEKARLTRALLQPGDFLKGFKMFGSLFKPYIRYCMEEEGCMEYMRGLLRDNDLFRAYITWAEKHPQCQRLKLSDMLAKPHQRLTKYPLLLKSVLRKTEEPRAKEAVVTMIGSVERFIHHVNACMRQRQERQRLAAVVSRIDAYEVVESSSDEVDKLLKEFLHLDLTAPIPGASPEETRQLLLEGSLKMKEGKDSKMDVYCFLFTDLLLVTKAVKKAERTRVIRPPLLVDKIVCRELRDPGSFLLIYLNEFHSAVGAYTFQASGQALCRGWVDTIYNAQNQLQQLRAQEPPGSQQPLQSLEEEEDEQEEEEEEEEEEGEESGNSAASSPTIMRKSSGSPDSQHCASDGSTETLAMVVVEPGETLSSPEFDGGPFSSQSDETSLSTIASSATPTSELLPLGPVDGRSCSMDSAYGTLSPTSLQDFVAPGPVAELVPRPPDSPQAPSPPLSPRLRRRTPVQLLTCPPQLLKSKSEASLLQLLVGTGTHGTSSAPSRSLSELCLAVPAPGIRTQGSPQEAGPSWNCRGGPSPGGGPRLASCLAGEPAGSHRKRCGDLPSGASPRVQPEPPPGVSTQHRKLTLAQLYRIRTTLLLNSTLTASEV
- the PLEKHG5 gene encoding pleckstrin homology domain-containing family G member 5 isoform X6 → MDDQSPAEKKGLRCQNPACMDKGRASKVCHHADCQQLHRRGPLNLCEACDSKFHSAMHYDGHVRFDLPPQGSVLARNVSTRSCPPRTSPAVDLEEEDEESSADGKGDRKSTGLKLSKKKARRRHTDDPSKECFTLKFDLNVDIETEIVPAMKKKSLGEVLLPVFERKGIALGKVDIYLDQSNTPLSLSFEAYRFGGHYLRVKDLGTEDLSWPPHAAPAKPGDEGKVEQGVKDSKSLSLPILRPAGTAPPALERVDPQSRRESLDILAPGRRRKNMSEFLGEASIPGQEPPTPSSCSLPSGSSGSTSSGDSWKNRAASRFSGFFSSGPSTSAFGREVDKMEQLEGKLHTYSLFGLPRLPQRLRFDHDSWEEDDEDEDEDNACLRLEDSWRELIDGHEKLTRRQCHQQEAVWELLHTEASYIRKLRVITNLFLCCLLNLQESGLLCEVEAERLFSNIPEIAQLHRRLWAGVMAPVLEKARLTRALLQPGDFLKGFKMFGSLFKPYIRYCMEEEGCMEYMRGLLRDNDLFRAYITWAEKHPQCQRLKLSDMLAKPHQRLTKYPLLLKSVLRKTEEPRAKEAVVTMIGSVERFIHHVNACMRQRQERQRLAAVVSRIDAYEVVESSSDEVDKLLKEFLHLDLTAPIPGASPEETRQLLLEGSLKMKEGKDSKMDVYCFLFTDLLLVTKAVKKAERTRVIRPPLLVDKIVCRELRDPGSFLLIYLNEFHSAVGAYTFQASGQALCRGWVDTIYNAQNQLQQLRAQEPPGSQQPLQSLEEEEDEQEEEEEEEEEEGEESGNSAASSPTIMRKSSGSPDSQHCASDGSTETLAMVVVEPGETLSSPEFDGGPFSSQSDETSLSTIASSATPTSELLPLGPVDGRSCSMDSAYGTLSPTSLQDFVAPGPVAELVPRPPDSPQAPSPPLSPRLRRRTPVQLLTCPPQLLKSKSEASLLQLLVGTGTHGTSSAPSRSLSELCLAVPAPGIRTQGSPQEAGPSWNCRGGPSPGGGPRLASCLAGEPAGSHRKRCGDLPSGASPRVQPEPPPGVSTQHRKLTLAQLYRIRTTLLLNSTLTASEV